A DNA window from Christiangramia salexigens contains the following coding sequences:
- a CDS encoding HYR domain-containing protein, which yields MISATHVCLYKGSSKLKAWYFTVIFFLCALSSFGQDPEDVVPSYVFSDFEDLPTVSVSALNTDDLTIAIATGPQNFVYTLSFGKGVDKRNSDGSIVDGNFIDGLKNPLDIAVDKNGLVYIADFEASGETYEDNGQIKIYDQNGNYLRSILTSYFRPLGIDVDDENVYIAEYNDGNQGPERTPSSRIRIVNKTTGTAVKVNNNVVIPYRIAVDSKKNIYVSQAGNNDPAVLIFNQNLSNTGRLGGIQSPGSIVVDKFDFIHVIEYSGRIDFSRFINFNSLGLGDILDISHKIYHGIRDEAFYVKVFDAQGANPYDFKTEIDFPLDIAFDNCDKMYVDNSSIFGTHIDTFFVHEYLPSRLEFDLEIYTRTPAFDITPPEITCTADINVDAEDGNNYAIVNYTDPVVKEVCGYTLTRDGLASGSQFPVGESIVKFTATDSFGNVSNCEFKVTVNAGDQPPSFTNCSGDISQNVDSGKCHSIVNFPTPTATDENGAVNVVQTAGLTSGAEFPVGVTNIVFEATDDQGNKSSCSFNVTVMDSEAPKIQCPANIVESVAYGESGKVVNYDAPVFSDNCEINSINRTSGLASGSEFPVGVTTVTFIVEDAAGNKSNCSFTVEIKETNDTEAPVTSCPSPITKNSDAGECGALVSFPPATATDNAGDENVIITRTDNGPASGEFFPVGETIVSFKATDQSGNSSSCSFSINVLDNELPQANCVTSYSIMIDQDETRTISASDLDENSTDNCGVESINLSKTTFSSADEGFVEVDLIVKDINGNTAICKVDVEVIVREPEKPFSCKNSVTAQLDQNGNVQVQPEQFYTANGDTSGTSFSIDKEIFECSDLGNNTVTLTYSGDFNGSCEVTVMVLDTSSPVIQCPEDIIEFVAPGETSAQVVFDPAVATDNCSYTLEQTAGLDSGSQFPLGESIIEFTATDAAGNKEVCSFKVLVQEESDTAPVAQAEEYSITEGTTLEVSQQDGVLANDSDPNGDPLTAVLISDVSNGVLNLNPDGSFSYTPNDGFLATDSFTYVASDGSENSIEITVSISVLSAGNEPPVAEDDTYTIPQNTILVVDVPGVLENDYDPEGEALTTYLITSPENGTLVFNGDGSFTYTPNDGFTGVDSFVYYATDMVGEDEATVSITVTGSENTAPVGVDEEYSTSVNTALNISAENGVLANDTDAEGNALTAILDTDVSFGSLQLNEDGSFIYTPDPDFIGEDFFTYYANDGNSDSNIVFVSINVNSATNEFNCVTQLVLSLNADGEAQLEINDLFVGDADGLEFSVSQSVFTCEDLGENNISLSYSGLIEGSCEIVIVILDETPPVLNLRDIDIDLDLSANASISFEDIDNGSYDSCSSNVTYTLSKSDFRCKELGTNVIQVTAEDEIGNISTATVTVRVFAERGICSDPVPGSQYVFIYPNPNSGSFKIATPQDVIITRIEVFDHRGRFIKARDYNADDLQYSMHLGPLQEAVYVIKITTNKEELIRRMIFRN from the coding sequence TTGATAAGTGCCACCCATGTATGTCTTTATAAAGGCTCTTCCAAACTGAAGGCGTGGTATTTTACAGTCATTTTTTTCCTATGTGCTTTATCTAGTTTTGGTCAGGATCCTGAGGATGTTGTACCCTCTTATGTCTTTTCAGATTTTGAAGACCTGCCTACGGTAAGTGTTTCAGCTTTAAACACAGATGATCTCACAATTGCCATAGCTACAGGCCCCCAAAATTTTGTTTATACCCTCTCCTTTGGAAAGGGTGTGGATAAACGAAATAGTGATGGTTCAATTGTAGACGGTAATTTTATCGATGGTCTTAAAAATCCTTTAGATATAGCTGTAGATAAGAATGGTTTAGTTTATATAGCAGACTTTGAGGCTTCAGGTGAAACCTATGAGGATAATGGTCAGATCAAAATATACGATCAGAACGGAAATTATTTAAGGTCTATTCTAACTTCATATTTCCGGCCATTGGGTATAGATGTGGATGATGAGAATGTTTATATAGCTGAATATAATGATGGGAATCAGGGGCCGGAACGAACTCCTTCGAGTAGGATCAGGATAGTTAATAAAACTACCGGGACTGCGGTAAAGGTGAATAATAATGTGGTGATTCCTTACAGAATAGCCGTAGATTCTAAAAAGAACATCTATGTAAGTCAAGCCGGGAATAATGATCCAGCAGTGCTTATTTTCAATCAAAATTTATCGAATACTGGCAGGCTAGGTGGCATACAATCGCCCGGAAGTATCGTGGTGGATAAGTTTGATTTTATTCATGTGATAGAATACTCAGGACGAATCGATTTTAGTCGCTTCATTAACTTCAATTCTCTGGGCCTCGGGGATATTCTTGATATTTCTCATAAGATATATCATGGGATTAGAGACGAAGCATTTTATGTGAAGGTATTTGACGCTCAAGGAGCTAATCCCTATGATTTTAAAACAGAGATCGACTTTCCTTTAGATATAGCCTTCGATAACTGTGATAAAATGTATGTTGATAATTCCTCAATTTTCGGAACACATATTGATACTTTTTTCGTTCATGAATATCTTCCCTCTCGCTTAGAATTCGACCTTGAAATTTATACCAGAACCCCCGCCTTTGATATTACTCCGCCGGAGATCACTTGTACTGCAGATATAAATGTAGATGCAGAGGATGGGAATAATTATGCCATTGTAAATTATACCGATCCAGTTGTTAAGGAGGTATGTGGTTATACCCTAACACGAGATGGTTTAGCCTCCGGAAGTCAATTCCCAGTGGGAGAGTCTATAGTTAAATTTACGGCTACCGATTCTTTTGGAAATGTTTCAAATTGCGAATTTAAGGTCACCGTTAATGCAGGTGATCAACCACCGTCTTTTACGAATTGCTCCGGTGATATAAGTCAGAATGTTGATTCCGGAAAATGTCACTCAATCGTGAATTTCCCAACTCCTACTGCAACAGATGAAAATGGAGCCGTGAATGTAGTGCAGACAGCAGGTTTGACCTCTGGTGCAGAATTTCCTGTAGGAGTGACAAATATTGTATTCGAAGCTACAGACGATCAGGGTAACAAATCCAGTTGTAGCTTTAATGTTACTGTCATGGATTCTGAAGCTCCCAAGATCCAATGCCCTGCTAATATTGTTGAAAGCGTGGCCTATGGTGAAAGCGGTAAGGTTGTTAATTATGATGCGCCGGTATTTTCTGATAACTGTGAAATTAATTCAATAAACCGAACTAGCGGTTTGGCTTCGGGTAGTGAATTTCCTGTGGGCGTTACTACAGTCACTTTTATAGTGGAAGATGCAGCTGGGAACAAATCCAATTGTAGTTTTACTGTGGAGATCAAGGAGACAAACGATACCGAAGCTCCGGTTACAAGTTGTCCTTCTCCAATCACAAAGAATTCTGATGCGGGCGAATGTGGAGCACTGGTCTCATTTCCTCCTGCTACTGCCACCGATAATGCAGGTGACGAGAATGTGATCATAACCAGAACCGATAATGGACCGGCTTCGGGAGAGTTTTTCCCTGTTGGTGAAACTATAGTTTCCTTTAAAGCTACAGATCAGTCAGGGAATTCATCCAGTTGTAGTTTCAGTATAAATGTACTGGATAATGAATTGCCTCAGGCCAATTGTGTGACTTCGTATTCTATCATGATAGATCAGGATGAAACCCGCACGATATCTGCCTCCGATCTAGACGAGAATTCTACCGATAATTGCGGGGTGGAAAGTATAAATCTAAGTAAGACTACGTTCTCTTCAGCCGATGAAGGCTTTGTAGAGGTAGATCTCATTGTAAAGGACATTAACGGGAATACTGCTATATGTAAAGTTGATGTTGAGGTTATAGTGCGCGAGCCGGAAAAGCCCTTTAGCTGTAAAAATTCCGTTACGGCTCAATTGGATCAAAATGGAAATGTTCAGGTGCAACCGGAGCAATTTTATACAGCCAATGGGGATACTTCAGGAACAAGTTTTAGCATAGATAAAGAGATCTTCGAATGTAGCGACCTTGGAAATAATACGGTGACTCTCACGTATTCAGGCGATTTTAATGGTTCCTGTGAAGTAACAGTGATGGTCTTAGACACAAGCTCTCCGGTGATTCAATGTCCCGAAGATATAATAGAGTTTGTAGCTCCGGGGGAAACTTCGGCGCAGGTAGTTTTTGACCCTGCGGTTGCAACAGATAATTGTTCGTATACACTGGAACAAACTGCAGGTCTTGATTCCGGTAGTCAATTTCCTCTCGGGGAAAGTATCATAGAATTTACAGCAACAGATGCTGCCGGGAATAAGGAAGTGTGTTCCTTTAAGGTCCTTGTCCAGGAGGAATCAGATACAGCTCCCGTAGCTCAGGCAGAGGAATATTCGATTACAGAGGGAACAACTCTGGAAGTTTCACAGCAGGATGGTGTGCTGGCCAACGATTCAGATCCTAACGGTGATCCCTTAACCGCAGTTTTAATAAGTGATGTTTCAAATGGTGTTTTAAACCTTAATCCTGATGGCTCCTTTAGCTATACACCCAATGATGGATTTCTGGCTACAGATAGCTTTACCTATGTAGCTAGTGATGGTAGTGAAAATTCTATTGAAATAACTGTATCCATCAGTGTTCTTAGTGCTGGCAACGAACCTCCAGTGGCAGAAGACGATACTTATACGATTCCACAGAATACCATACTTGTAGTAGATGTTCCCGGGGTACTTGAAAATGATTACGATCCCGAAGGAGAGGCATTAACGACCTATCTGATCACCTCACCGGAAAATGGTACTCTCGTATTCAATGGCGACGGTTCGTTTACCTATACGCCCAATGATGGCTTTACAGGAGTTGATAGTTTTGTTTATTATGCCACAGATATGGTAGGAGAGGATGAAGCTACGGTAAGTATTACTGTAACAGGTTCAGAAAACACGGCGCCGGTTGGAGTGGATGAAGAATATAGTACTTCGGTTAATACCGCATTGAATATTTCCGCTGAAAATGGGGTGCTTGCAAACGATACAGATGCTGAAGGTAATGCGCTTACAGCGATTTTAGATACCGATGTTTCTTTTGGTAGTCTTCAGCTGAATGAGGACGGATCTTTTATTTATACTCCCGATCCGGATTTTATAGGGGAGGACTTCTTTACTTATTATGCCAATGATGGGAATTCAGACTCCAATATTGTATTTGTTTCCATTAATGTAAATTCGGCTACGAATGAATTTAACTGTGTAACTCAGCTAGTCTTATCTCTCAATGCTGATGGGGAAGCTCAATTGGAAATAAATGATCTTTTTGTGGGCGATGCCGACGGATTGGAATTCAGTGTAAGTCAGTCTGTTTTCACCTGCGAAGATCTGGGCGAAAATAATATTAGTCTGTCTTATTCAGGTTTAATAGAGGGAAGCTGTGAAATCGTAATAGTGATTCTGGACGAAACACCTCCCGTTTTAAATTTAAGAGATATCGATATCGATCTGGACCTGAGTGCAAATGCCAGCATTTCGTTTGAGGATATAGACAATGGCTCATACGATTCCTGTTCATCCAATGTGACTTACACGCTAAGTAAATCTGATTTTAGATGTAAAGAATTAGGTACGAATGTGATCCAGGTAACGGCAGAGGATGAGATTGGAAATATTTCAACGGCTACCGTCACGGTAAGAGTTTTTGCTGAAAGGGGTATTTGTTCAGATCCGGTTCCCGGTTCTCAATATGTTTTTATTTACCCCAATCCTAATTCCGGAAGCTTCAAAATAGCTACTCCACAGGATGTTATTATTACAAGGATCGAGGTTTTTGATCACCGCGGTCGTTTTATTAAGGCTAGGGATTATAATGCAGATGATCTGCAATACTCAATGCACCTTGGACCTTTACAAGAGGCCGTTTATGTGATCAAAATTACAACCAATAAAGAAGAATTGATAAGACGGATGATCTTTAGGAATTAA
- the miaA gene encoding tRNA (adenosine(37)-N6)-dimethylallyltransferase MiaA, protein MTNYLINIIGPTAIGKTALAIEVAKRFKTEIISADSRQFFKEMKIGTAVPEIDELEAAPHHFIQHISIHENYSVGDFEREAIQLLEELYDEHSMAVMVGGSGLYVKAITEGLDEFPEVDPKIRENLNKHLQEDGIDWLQKQLFILDPEYYKVADVQNPHRLIRALEICISTNRPFSSFLDQKKPERNFKSISIGLTADREIIYDRINKRVDIMMDNGLLEEAQALYPHRDLNALNTVGYKELFEYLDGNLSLENAIAEIKKNTRRFAKRQLTWFRKDTQTKWFEYDEKPEKIFDYIETRLNS, encoded by the coding sequence ATGACTAATTACCTAATCAACATTATTGGCCCCACGGCAATTGGGAAAACCGCCCTTGCGATAGAGGTTGCCAAACGATTTAAGACCGAAATAATTTCTGCCGATTCCCGGCAGTTCTTCAAAGAGATGAAAATTGGTACAGCGGTACCCGAAATAGATGAGCTCGAGGCGGCACCTCATCATTTTATACAGCATATTTCTATCCATGAAAACTACAGCGTTGGCGATTTTGAAAGAGAAGCCATACAATTACTGGAGGAACTGTACGATGAACATAGTATGGCTGTAATGGTTGGTGGGAGCGGCCTATATGTAAAAGCGATCACAGAAGGTCTTGACGAATTTCCCGAAGTTGATCCTAAAATCAGAGAAAACCTCAACAAACATTTGCAGGAAGATGGGATAGACTGGCTGCAAAAGCAGCTTTTTATTCTGGACCCAGAATATTACAAGGTGGCCGATGTTCAGAATCCTCATCGTCTTATAAGGGCTTTAGAGATTTGCATTAGCACGAATAGACCTTTCTCCTCTTTTCTTGATCAGAAAAAACCGGAACGTAATTTTAAAAGTATCAGCATTGGCCTAACTGCAGACCGTGAGATCATTTACGATCGTATTAATAAGAGAGTGGATATTATGATGGATAACGGCCTGCTTGAGGAAGCACAAGCGCTTTATCCACATCGTGATCTAAATGCTCTAAATACAGTGGGCTATAAGGAATTATTTGAATACCTGGATGGGAATTTAAGTCTGGAAAACGCCATAGCCGAGATCAAAAAGAATACTCGCAGATTTGCGAAAAGGCAACTTACCTGGTTTAGAAAGGATACGCAGACAAAATGGTTCGAATATGACGAAAAGCCTGAGAAGATCTTCGATTATATCGAAACCCGGCTTAATTCCTAA
- a CDS encoding ion transporter, with translation MQGWRYKLHEIIYEADTPSGKFFDIALLVVIFISVVLVMLESITVLNVKYFWEFYIAEWAITAIFTVEYILRVLTIKQPKKYIFSFYGIVDLLSTIPSYIGFFFGGQNLLFAIRALRLLRIFRILKVTRYIGESQKLISALRNSKAKILVFLFAVVIICVIAGTLMHLVEGKGGGFDNIPLSIYWCIVTLTTVGFGDIAPITPLGRLIASIIMITGYGIIAVPTGIVSAEYSKRTADAIPSNTQVCHNCNETKHMNDAQHCHRCGHKLND, from the coding sequence ATGCAGGGCTGGCGATATAAGCTTCATGAAATTATTTATGAGGCAGACACCCCGTCGGGGAAATTTTTTGACATTGCGCTATTGGTCGTGATCTTTATTAGTGTGGTACTGGTAATGCTGGAAAGTATCACGGTTTTAAATGTTAAGTATTTCTGGGAATTCTATATCGCAGAATGGGCGATCACAGCCATTTTCACCGTGGAGTATATCCTAAGAGTACTCACTATAAAACAACCCAAAAAATACATTTTTAGCTTTTATGGAATTGTAGATCTTTTGTCTACCATCCCAAGTTATATCGGGTTTTTCTTTGGAGGTCAGAATCTGCTTTTTGCAATAAGGGCGCTCAGGTTATTACGAATTTTCAGGATCCTGAAGGTGACCCGCTATATTGGGGAGTCTCAAAAACTAATTTCAGCCCTTAGAAACAGTAAGGCAAAAATTCTGGTTTTCCTGTTCGCAGTAGTCATAATTTGCGTTATCGCGGGAACCCTTATGCACCTTGTTGAAGGCAAAGGCGGTGGTTTTGACAATATCCCATTAAGTATATACTGGTGTATAGTAACCCTTACCACTGTTGGTTTTGGGGATATTGCTCCGATAACTCCCTTAGGACGATTAATTGCTTCTATAATCATGATCACGGGTTATGGGATCATCGCGGTACCAACTGGAATCGTAAGTGCTGAATATAGTAAGCGTACTGCAGATGCGATCCCTTCCAATACTCAGGTTTGCCATAACTGCAACGAAACAAAACACATGAATGATGCTCAGCACTGCCACAGATGCGGACATAAACTCAATGACTAA